The window taaGTCAACGTTGGTTAACGCCCGACTTGTCCCCATCTCATCTCCTACTCGAGCGAATCGTCCCGACCTGTGTCTTTTACAACGACGTTGACTGCTGTCATATGGACTAACACAGAGTAAAAGTATTGTAAGATTTACTGACGTTGTGATATGTTAAAAATTAAGAATTAATGAATTGATGATAATAACTACATTTTCAGGCAAGGTGGTCCAAGAAAAAGAGAGGGTGCACCAGATGGAATCAAAGGACGGGCGCGGTTCAGGGCCGAAGAATCGTTTTACCAAAATCCATATCCTGAATGCATATGCCCTTCTAAACCCACTCACACATGATATATAATTGCAACCTGCACTTCTCACTTGCACATTCTACATTGTCTAAATgtgtgataaaaaaaaaaaaaaaaacttatccaATTCCTAAGTTCATAGCAATATTATTTTTCGGGTGCGTGTAAAGCAgagatttttttttctttactcCAGTGTTAAATTTTTCATAGTCATGTAACGTATGTTAAAGTCTGTTACATTCTAGTAGTCTTGGTTCCATTTTtggtgtatttatttattaaagacAAAATTGTCCATTTCATCCTTGTATTTTTCACTTTTTGCACGTTTAATCCGTGTGTTTTATTTTttgcatttttcatccttaaaagcatttttAAATCCCAATTTCATCCTCACTTTAACGAAGTTTAACtgagtccgttaaaactattcacaGGACTATCCATGCAATCTTCAACTAATTAAACTAGAATAAGTAAACATGAAGGCCTTCTATACGTTTTTGTGTATGAGGGAAAAATATCCCAACAAAACCATCCTACAACCTACATACCTACCGTTTTTAACCCTCCAAAGTCCAAACCCTCTCAGCCATTCAATCCcacctattacatttatatatTAGTTGATACATGTACTTTTATATTTCTCTATATATGTGTGTGTTGTAACCCCTGTTCTTATACACCCCACAATTTACTTTCTATACTTATGTCCAAATAGGGAGTAatgaatacatatacatacacatatgatTCACAAAGAAAAATTGTTGAAAAAATAAACAAAAACAGAGAGTAAAACCAACTGTGAGAACTGAGGAACAGCAGCAAGTCTTCACAAGTTTTGATATTTAATGGTAAATCCAATTATAAActtgaatattaaatattaattagaaTTTGGCTATGTTACGCAACTATGTTTATATATCCATCAAAACCAACTGTTTTAACTCGGCGACTATATCCGAATGTTTTGGGACCAAAAACTTCAATTTTTATAACAAATCTGAATCATCACTCATAATAATATTATACTAATTAGTTATATATAATTCCAAATACTTAAAAGATAGtagaatattaatattgataaataatatacgtaaataataattatatgaatGAATGAAACTAGGATTGATATCGTGCGTAAACGAAGACGGTGATGATTTAATTAGAAAGTTCTGTTTTGGCCCCTAAACTATATATAATGTTACAAATAAAGAAAATACTATATTTTTAGAACAGCGAACACACAATGGGTTTCTTGCTATAGGAACCAAAAAGTGATTTTGAAGTTGCCACTATTAATATAATATACACTATACATGGGTGAGAGTATACCTTTCCGAATCACTATATGACGGGGTAAACTGGCCCTTAAATTAACATCAAATAGACCATTGCTATTTCACTCATTGCTCGTCTCCATGTTAATGTTGGTCGGACAGCCtgcttttttctttttctttttgtacTTTGCAATGAACGCATTCAAAGGTTTGTGAACCATCTTGGATGATGTTTGTATCAATGGCTGGACCAATGTTTTGACCATAAACATACGTACACCTTCTGTATAACCTAAGTATGAACAAACTTAACTTACAAAACTGTTCCAACGCTGTTTGAGGATCATGTAGGCCTCAGAACAAGGAATTGGTAGTAATCCAACTTTTCCACTAACTTCTTTTTCAATAATAAGATCCAATCTCATCAAAGTTTTTATTGCTTTGTCTATTGGCATTTCGACCTGTAAATGTACAGACATCAGATAATCGATCTGTGTAAATTGAAGGAAGAAGCAAAACAACTTTGTCTATTGACATCATTTTTTACTATAAAACACAGTATTATGTTAATAGTTTTTGTAAACAGGTTTAATatagtaaaatttataaaagtaAAACAAACAAGTCAGCATACCAACTAACATAGCACAACACGTTATGACCCTTCATTTTTCAGTCAAAATGTATGTTCTTTCGAATGCCAAAATCTATCTACTAAAGATGTCATCCTAATCTGTATATCTTAAACAGAAAAAGTAATAATGTATTACGGTATTACCTTCTTTCTGAACACATCATACATAAATCTTTCACACTGGTCTTGAGCACTATCTGCAAAAGTAACCTGCAAATAATATGAAGACACTTAAATTCTGTTATAAGGGTTAAAAAGTTACTAGCAGATGTCAATTGCCACATATATAAAAATGTTTGCGATGCCATCAAGAGTCTTTAAAAGTAGAACCGTTTGGATGCTCACATACTAGTGCTTCCTAAGCAGTAGTTTGGGGTAAGATAGGCGGGTTGAATAATGAGTTATAATCAGTTTGGGTCTATTTGGACACTTCAAATACGGTTCACAACAGTCCAGACCGGTTTAAGTAGCCCGCTAACATAATTTTGTCAAACTTTTCGATTCTATACTAAATAATTAACAGTTTAATTATGATTTATGTAAACAGTATTAGTCTAAATTTTTAATGAGTAAATTACGTTCCCTGTTCCTGTGGTATCTTATCCATTTCACTCCCGGTCCCTGGGTCAGATTTTTTGCTGGTTCAATCCCTTTACCCGGATTTTCATTTGCATAATGCCTTAACAGCGTTGCGCTATCATAGATCATAGAACAGAATAATTAGGACAGAAAAAGCAAACCTGGGCACCACCAGCTTTAAGTAAAATTGCATAAGCTAAAATAGCTTCCTTGTACTGCACACAACGTTCACAAAGGAAGATCAGAATATGAAGTAGGGAAAGGTTGTTTAACATTAGTATTACTGCGTTAAATATACTTTTTAGACGCTCTTAAACTAAGTTCATTTATTTGACCACAATAATCTTTGTTAAGTAAAATATTGTTTGCATAAAATATCCTCACTTGCTGCTGTTCAGAAGCATCCAAAAGAAAGTGAACAGATCCAAAACCACTGGCTAGAGTCTTCTCATAAAGCGTTTTGTTCACTAACAACTAGAAAtgagaggaaaaaaaaaaaaaagaataattaTGATAAATGAGGCCAAAAAAATCAAAATCTTTATTTTGCAAAGAAACTTGTCAACCTACTTGATATCGATCCCATGTTTGTTTGTAGCCTAGAATTATTCGAGATGAATATATCACAAGGGCACTTGCTGCAATCACATCCAGAAGTACTGCTGATCTGTGTTAAATGAACAGTTGTTATTAACTGCATTTCATTAGTACAAAAGCAACATAATGAAAAAAAACCAACAAATATATGAACTAtatatcaaaaaaataaaaattaaaaaaaaaaattaaaaaaaattaaaaaaagtgaAAGTATACTTACGGTGAAGACAATATGTTCTCAAATTTGTAGTTTATGAAATAAGCCAACAGCCCCAAGAGTGTAGCAACATCTAACCGTACCTTTGCAACAATCAAACACACGATTCAAGCATCTAAATATCTCAATCTCAATATACTTTCTGACTGAGAATATGATTATATGATATGCTGAATTTTCTAAAACAAACAGATACACAAATGTTATATTGTGAACTTGTATTTACCGTGTCCAAGATCCGAAAAGAGAGCTTTTTGTGAGGAAATATGACCTGCAAAACAGTAAAAGACGTTATAGTTAATCTGCTTGCGAAGCATAAAATGAAGGTGGGTAGAAATAAGTTGATCATCGTGACAAGTGTTCACCGGCAAATCAGGAATAGGGATCTTCTCGTAGATCTTCAACTGCAATACAGGAGACGACTGGTCAATGTTCTCTTTTTCCTCGATTTCTTTCGTATACAGCAAAATCAATTCTTGAAATGCAGGCTCCTATATACATGTAAAACCATGTTATGTTCTTTATCAATgttttgaaaaaatatatatatcaaggtGAAGTTAAAATCTAAAAGACCTCACATATAACAGCTAAAAGTTATTACATCACGCATAGTTATGTGCAAGTACATATCATCACGCACTGAAGACGTTAACAATGTAACTGGAAACTGCTGTTAGTGTAATACCTGGAGGACTGACCGTGACAAAATTATGGAAAAAGCAGTCTTCAACATTTTCCAAGGATTATTTTCACAGAATTTTCTAGAAGCAGGATGCCAGATGTCACTAAGTGATATCCTTGACAAGAAAATGGGCCTGCATAaacatttatattatattatattaattagtattCTCCTCAACAGTCAGCAAAAGGGTGTAAAAGTCGTGAGACGAAGACGAGCAGGTCGGGAATTTGAAACAACTAGTCGATCGAGTCGGGGTCAAATAAGACGTTGACTAACATTGACTTTTAGTAATATATACatttaacatatataaatatatcaaacatatataTTTCACacgtaaatatttcaaacatataataGGCCACAAAATCTGAgtataaaaaatattaaaatttttaacCTAACTTTGACCGACTCAGACCCGACTTAAACAGACTCAGACAGAATATGAGTGACTTTCACATGGCATTTTTGTGTTGACCGACTAATTAGACGTCATTGGGCGAAAtaggacgggctagtcaccaaacggAGTAGTCGGCCGAGACGCCCGCCGCCGTTCACAACACTGAGTCAGCATAAGTTTTCTAATTGACGTTTGGAAATAAggtgtatttttttatattttatattttatgaaattattattagaaAGGATAACATGGTAATTGGTAATTCTACAACAAACCTCAAATAAGCTTCAGATGCAGAGATATCAGAATCGAGGTTGAATATTTTTTCTGGCATAGAGGGTATGAGTCCTGTCCACGTCAGCAATTTCCTCAAGAGCCTGCCACGTGGACCAGCTGATGACAAAATTCCTTCATAACGAGCTACTGCCCTTTGTGCAGCAAGCCATATGGGAAGATTGTCGTTATTCGATAGTTGATCAATCCCtacgatattattattatcaggcaTCGAAGATTCATCAAACATGTATGAGTTCCTAAAAAGTCGAACTTCCTTGAACCAAAGCGTCATCCTTTTTATCCATACCTCTACATCTTGTCCCTCGATGCTCCTTTCAAATGCCTAACACAGTACCTAAAACGAATTAGTGTCTGTAAATGTATCTAACAATGACCTAAAGTCTATTATGTTGTATCTTTTGATTTATTGTGTGTATCAAACACTCATTTTATTTTATAGTATGTACCAAACCTGTTAAGTAAAGTATCTGCTGACGTGATACCCCTTCCATGATGTGTTTGACGTGTCAGATGATGTGGCAACTTATACGATTGACAATTCATAAAAATTACTGGTTATATGATGTATAAATCATTGAATACATCAATAGCAATATAGCAATAAACATAAAGTTTGAACACGCCATAAAACAAAATATAGTTAGATACACACAATAGACTTTGGGTCATAGTTAGTACGCCATAAAACCATAAGGTATATTGATATTGATGAACATTGTACAGCAATTTACCTTAGCAATCCACTTGGCGATTTCGCCTAATGGTTTAGAAATGCTGAAGAAAAGCACTTGTAGAACCTTGGATTGCAAGTAATCGAGTTTTTCAACTATTAGTAGACCCTTTTGCCTCTCCGTTGCGTAGCCCCTCCTGTATGATGAAACGGGTCAGTACATATGGGTCAACAGAGACCTGCATACATTATCCAAAGAATAAGCCTGAACCCAAGTTAGATGCAATGACAAACAACTATACGACGAAGCAAAGTGCATAAGCATATAAGTTAATCAGATATTTGACCTGAAAATTATTGCCTTAGACTCTGATGCTTTCTTCCAGTCAACGTAAACTGGGAGAGTTAGTAGATAATCAGTATTTAATGCTGATGTCAGCATCAAATCAGCAGCCGAAAGTTCTTCAAATTGAGCATTGTAAAGAAGTTGAATAAAAGCACGTTGGAAACGGGTGTCAACTGGAACTCTACATGGAAAATTTTGAATAAATCAATCTATCTAAACTGTATATACCAGTTTCTAAGTACTATGTATGAACTCTTATTAGTATTCTAATTAACACTTCATTAACAAACCTTGAGGCTTCTACGGGATTATCCATATTTTTGTTTGATAATCCTAATATTTCTGAAAAATCGATGGTTGAATTCTTCTCGTCAGTATTCGAATTTCCTTCAGAACCGTCGTGACTAGTTGTGTTCGGAGGAGCAGAATGAGTAAGATCATAATCTGCTCGCATTTCCTCTAAAATGCTTTTATGTTCAGCATGCAAAATAGAGTCTAAGCACCTGAAATTGAATCACACGAACCAATAATTATTTCCTATATTTCAACAACATCTGGAACATATGAACAGTATCTACTTTGTAAAGATGATCAATCATCAATTTTAAAaacaatttatttatttaataacgaCAGGGTTAACATTTTTATATCAAAATGTGACATGGTTTTGGCAAGTAACATACATACATTCCTCCTGCAATTTTAGGTAAAATAGTTTCATCGAAATGTACGGAGTAACATATAACAGTGTTACAAATATTGCAAAAAATGTAAGTCTTCAAATGAATGTGGTAAAAATTAGTACAAACAAGGTTGTGAAAATCGCTAATCATGGATTGATCAGTCAGGGCCAAATCCAGGTGAATAGGATTGGAATCATTTAAGTAATAAATTTTAAAATTGCACgggaaaatatataaaaaaaaaaaatttttgaacatGATTGTGTCTAAATCATAAACATAACTGTTAAATTGCTCAAATAcaccaaaacttaaatttaaattcaTACTAAAATTTTGAGACTTTGGCCGATTAAATCAAATTTGACGGGACTCGAATTAGCCAAAACCCTAGTATACTTCTAAAAAGGTATTAATCGGGAAAATAAATTATATAGTTGTGATAGTTTTAACTTACGATGACATTAAAATGAAATCATCTTTCTCTTTAGGTGAATCGAACATGAGGAGAATCGCGTCTAACAGTTCTGATTTTGACATCGCGATGTACTTCTGACGTGGCACATGCACACCACCACTACCATATCCATTATtactatgactattattattattattgatattgatttttgtggaattAGTCTTTTCGGTTGCATTTGAAAGGCAACAGAGAGTAGAAATTGAATTGTAGggttttaatgatgatgatgatgataatgatgatgatataataTGATTGAAGGTGTTGGTGGGCAGTTGCCAAGAGAGATACATGATTCTCCTGGCTACTGCCGTCTGCAAGGTAATGCAGATGAATTGTTCGACATGAAAAGAGATAAGAAACTGGAGGTTTTGTTTCTTTGCCATTCAGTTGAAATTGAATAGTTACAAAATGTACCCTTCAGTGTTAAACTTATTTTAtacaaacattttttttttttttttttttttttttttttttcgtcgaTAGGAAAGATCGATTTATTGGCTACTTGACTTACTCTTATAGTCTAAATTAAATTTCATGCAGaatttaaaattcataaaaatttgattttaccacttTCATGACgtctaaattttattttatttttttatttttaactttttcctacttattgacGGAGGTCcactcaaaaacaatctctctatccgtcgaatagagacagGGATGACTTTTTCCACTTTTGAGAGTGTCATCACTCTTGGTGGATAAATGACTCGTCTATATTCTCAGATAGggaaatgattgtctacatctcacctccccatgcaccacttatgtggtattgattTTTGTTGTTACTTTTAACGTATTTTTTTTTTCCGTACTGTAGTTTGTACGTCGTGTTGTTTGTTGACTCTCGGCGGGGCTCGAGTTTAATGAGCTTTAATTCGGATTTTGTCGTTAGGTTTTAGCTTTTTGTTTTCAAGTTGTGTCGGCGTTTGTTTCATGTATCTTGTTTCTCTTTTCCAGAAAAAGTTTGTTAGTAAATTTTCCTTTTTTTGCAACAAAAGAAGTGTTATACTTATACAACCCCTCCGtcacaaattattgattttaagaaTATTTTTAACACCTCTTAAGTTTGTTACTATTGTGTATAAAAGTGTTTTAAACAACTTTATTAAAATTAACCTCTACGAACTAGAACTACGGGTCCAAGAATCACAAAGGCTTTATTATCGTGTATAAAAGTGTCATACATAAGATTTATATCATTCACATAGTGCCATTAAAAGTTCGGTttgaattatttattttataactcATTAATAATGCATTGATAAAGTCTTGCTCGAACACCCCTGCACGGATGACT of the Rutidosis leptorrhynchoides isolate AG116_Rl617_1_P2 chromosome 5, CSIRO_AGI_Rlap_v1, whole genome shotgun sequence genome contains:
- the LOC139847035 gene encoding uncharacterized protein, with protein sequence MYLSWQLPTNTFNHIISSSLSSSSSLKPYNSISTLCCLSNATEKTNSTKININNNNNSHSNNGYGSGGVHVPRQKYIAMSKSELLDAILLMFDSPKEKDDFILMSSCLDSILHAEHKSILEEMRADYDLTHSAPPNTTSHDGSEGNSNTDEKNSTIDFSEILGLSNKNMDNPVEASRVPVDTRFQRAFIQLLYNAQFEELSAADLMLTSALNTDYLLTLPVYVDWKKASESKAIIFRRGYATERQKGLLIVEKLDYLQSKVLQVLFFSISKPLGEIAKWIAKAFERSIEGQDVEVWIKRMTLWFKEVRLFRNSYMFDESSMPDNNNIVGIDQLSNNDNLPIWLAAQRAVARYEGILSSAGPRGRLLRKLLTWTGLIPSMPEKIFNLDSDISASEAYLRPIFLSRISLSDIWHPASRKFCENNPWKMLKTAFSIILSRSVLQEPAFQELILLYTKEIEEKENIDQSSPVLQLKIYEKIPIPDLPVIFPHKKLSFRILDTVRLDVATLLGLLAYFINYKFENILSSPSAVLLDVIAASALVIYSSRIILGYKQTWDRYQLLVNKTLYEKTLASGFGSVHFLLDASEQQQYKEAILAYAILLKAGGAQVTFADSAQDQCERFMYDVFRKKVEMPIDKAIKTLMRLDLIIEKEVSGKVGLLPIPCSEAYMILKQRWNSFVS